In Mytilus edulis chromosome 4, xbMytEdul2.2, whole genome shotgun sequence, the following proteins share a genomic window:
- the LOC139518576 gene encoding fibrinolytic enzyme, isozyme C-like codes for MKTFLFICLLAAVFADPRAKFLSRIVNGVEAEPNEFPWQVSLQYWSEANQRFSHICGAVVLNDTSILTAAHCVEHDSTVSKYEIVVGEHDLSLPSGNEQRMKLSIINMHDNYTPSGGYNNDLAVLTLSSSLTLIDKIVEAARLPSSTQTFTEKTCQISGWGRTVANGALPDVLQKASTAVIPHSECRGSLGLAGLLYLNAQDHICIYSGTNSACNGDSGGPLVCDVNGVKQLAGVTSWGLADCPVGSPSVYVRVSSYIDWIGLP; via the exons ATGAAGACTTTCCTATTCATATGTCTTTTAGCAG CTGTTTTTGCTGACCCTcgggcaaaatttctctctagaATTGTCAACGGGGTAGAAGCTGAACCTAACGAATTTCCATGGCAGGTATCGCTTCAGTACTGGTCTGAGGCTAACCAGAGATTCAGTCATATTTGTGGTGCCGTAGTGTTAAATGACACCAGCATTTTAACAGCCGCTCATTGTGTTGAACATGA TTCAACAGTTTCAAAATACGAAATTGTTGTTGGTGAACATGATCTAAGTTTACCGAGTGGAAATGAACAACGTATGAAACTCAGCATCATAAACATG CACGACAACTACACACCTAGCGGTGGATACAACAACGACCTTGCAGTGCTGACACTTTCCAGTAGTTTGACGCTTATTGACAAAATAGTTGAAGCAGCCAGACTTCCTTCTTCGACGCAAACTTTTACCGAAAAGACCTGTCAAATTTCCGGATGGGGACGAACAGTTGCGAATGGAG CATTACCAGATGTTCTTCAAAAAGCATCAACGGCTGTAATTCCACACAGTGAATGTCGTGGTAGTCTAGGATTAGCGGGATTGTTGTACTTGAACGCACAGGATCACATCTGTATATATTCTGGAACCAATTCAGCTTGTAAT GGTGACTCAGGAGGGCCCCTTGTTTGTGATGTTAATGGTGTTAAGCAACTAGCAGGTGTGACGTCTTGGGGATTAGCGGATTGTCCAGTTGGCTCTCCGTCTGTATACGTCCGAGTTAGCAGCTATATTGATTGGATAGGACTGCCGTAA
- the LOC139521617 gene encoding uncharacterized protein has translation MSFKPKKSRALIIRKGKRTHQVELKVQGEVIPSIIDNPIKCLGKWYDDSLSDKNNIKRIEQQVSEGMRNIDKTGLPGKLKAWIYQHGLLPRISWPLMLYEITLTTVEKLERTINRHLRKWLGVPPSFTTVGLYSRTTKLQLPFTSLVEEFKVSKSRLVMTLKESRDDKVRTAGVQVRTGRKWSASKAVSEAESRLRHKDIVGTVAVGRQGLGTSKCCYWKNANTQERRSLVQREIKSREEENRQAKTVELGSQGAWSRWDLEQRSLTWSDIWRYPQYQLQFLLRSVYDVLPTPSNLHRWKLSETTDCPLCGNRGTLQHILSGCNIALTQGRYTWRHNQVLRELAEVIEKQRKDAKHIRDKPIKIQFVKEGEVGQKSKKNISGMLNQAKDLQLEVDLGKKMRFPDIVPTNLRPDMEERCGEANERKRAKYDGLLAECRDRGWQTWNFPVEVGCRGFPAQSVWRMFSAVGVTGQNRRAAIKKLGQAAEKASCWIWMKRDSSSWKPTTNAQ, from the exons ATGTCTTTCAAGCCAAAGAAGTCTAGAGCTCTAATTATAAGGAAAGGGAAGAGAACACACCAAGTCGAACTGAAGGTGCAAGGAGAAGTCATTCCATCAATAATAGACAATCCCATCAAGTGCTTAGGAAAATGGTATGATGACTCTCTAAGTGACAAAAACAATATCAAGAGAATTGAACAACAGGTTTCAGAGGGAATGAGGAACATCGACAAGACAGGTCTACCAGGGAAATTAAAGGCATGGATATACCAACATGGACTCCTGCCAAGGATATCATGGCCACTTATGCTGTATGAAATAACATTGACAACAGTTGAGAAGCTTGAAAGAACCATCAACAGACATCTTAGGAAATGGTTAGGTGTCCCTCCAAGTTTTACAACTGTAGGACTGTACAGCAGGACCACAAAGTTGCAGCTACCATTTACATCTCTAGTGGAAGAATTCAAAGTTAGCAAAAGTCGCCTTGTGATGACACTGAAAGAATCTAGAGATGACAAAGTAAGAACAGCAGGTGTCCAAGTAAGAACAGGACGAAAATGGTCAGCATCAAAAGCAGTTTCAGAGGCAGAGAGTAGATTGAGGCATAAAGATATTGTTGGAACAGTGGCAGTAGGACGACAGGGCCTTGGTACATCAAAATGTTGCTACTGGAAGAACGCTAACACCCAAGAAAGACGAAGTCTTGTCCAAAGAGAGATAAAATCTAGAGAAGAAGAAAACAGACAAGCAAAGACAGTAGAATTAGGGAGCCAAGGTGCTTGGTCGAGATGGGATTTGGAACAACGATCCCTTACATGGTCAGATATATGGCGATATCCGCAATACCAACTGCAGTTCCTTCTGAGATCAGTGTATGATGTGTTACCAACACCTTCAAATCTGCACAGGTGGAAACTTTCAGAAACAACAGACTGTCCCTTGTGCGGAAACAGAGGAACTCTACAACATATTCTTTCAGGGTGCAATATCGCTCTTACACAGGGGAGATATACATGGCGACACAACCAAGTACTCCGGGAACTTGCTGAAGTGATAGAGAAACAGAGGAAAGATGCAAAACACATTAGAGACAAACCTATCAAGATCCAGTTTGTGAAGGAGGGTGAAGTAGGCCAGAAAAGTAAAAAGAACATATCAGGAATGCTTAACCAGGCGAAGGATTTGCAATTAGAAGTTGATCTAGGAAAGAAGATGCGATTTCCTGATATTGTACCAACTAACCTAAGACCAGACATG GAGGAGAGATGTGGCGAAGCAAATGAAAGAAAGAGGGCAAAATATGATGGACTGTTGGCAGAGTGCAGAGATAGAGGATGGCAGACATGGAACTTTCCTGTTGAGGTTGGCTGCAGAGGCTTCCCTGCACAGTCAGTTTGGAGAATGTTTTCTGCAGTTGGAGTGACTGGCCAGAATAGAAGAGCAGCAATCAAGAAACTGGGCCAAGCAGCAGAGAAAGCATCTTGCTGGATATGGATGAAGAGAGATAGTAGTAGCTGGAAACCCACCACCAATGCGCAGTGA
- the LOC139521124 gene encoding prolactin-releasing peptide receptor-like gives MALVDAEETYIELIFKFFQDNNETDNVDFTRPHVRPSLRYVYPMFMFLHAVIGIAGFVGNIGILFIIGKHRLYRDQTHFFLGNIAFADIIKCVVVLPITLANLLIHNWIFGSFLCFFLPMIQCFPIHASMLTYLMIAIDRYRFIVTPFKTRAPTGLCIIGVWVAAVCVVLPYAVYIKFIDLGAILGYRFEGVGICYVNQERHIEEYIRAMFVTMYAMPLAVIGFLCVKVSAELKMLETRPMYSVHYSSNTNSSQVTWPEQNGNVKNDSSTASNEYKPKHTYHGNNNQDTDDDIDVDKEKRTQNYIITMVTLFAMCWCPLNILILVQYFVHENGDNTGHFDITYITFTWFGFLSTCTNPVLFASCHMSDSTKDRLKGYFRFSTRGKQKPARRGKPDQRESFEFEHRVESRPIRVDSV, from the exons ATGGCTTTAGTTGACGCTGAAGAAACCTACATAGAACTGATCTTTAAGTTTTTCCAAGACAACAATGAAACAGACAATGTAGATTTCACCAGACCCCATGTTCGACCGTCACTGCGGTATGTATATCCCATGTTCATGTTCCTCCATGCGGTAATAGGCATTGCTGGATTTGTTGGAAATATTGGAATTCTGTTCATCATTGGAAAACACCGTCTATACCGTGACCAAACACATTTCTTTTTGGGCAACATAGCATTTGCAGACATCATTAAATGTGTTGTTGTACTACCAATAACACTAGCCAATCTGCTCATTCACAATTGGATCTTTGGaagttttctttgtttctttCTACCTATGATTCAATGCTTTCCAATACATGCTTCCATGTTGACCTATTTAATGATAGCCATTGATAGATATCGCTTTATTGTTACACCATTTAAGACGAGAGCACCTACTGGACTATGTATTATAGGGGTCTGGGTTGCAGCTGTATGCGTCGTTTTGCCTTATGCggtttatatcaaatttatagaccTTGGTGCTATATTAGGATATCGTTTTGAAGGAGTTGGAATTTGTTACGTTAACCAAGAGCGACATATTGAAGAATACATCCGAGCCATGTTTGTAACAATGTATGCTATGCCATTAGCTGTAATTGGGTTTCTCTGCGTCAAAGTTTCTGCAGAACTCAAAATGTTAGAAACTCGTCCAATGTATAGCGTCCATTATTCCTCCAATACAAATTCATCACAAGTAACATGGCCAGAACAAAATGGTAACGTGAAGAATGATTCATCAACTGCAAGTAACGAATATAAACCCAAACACACATACCACGGAAACAATAATCAAGACACCGATGACGATATTGATGTTGACAAAGAAAAGAGAACTCAGAACTATATAATAACCATGGTAACGTTGTTTGCCATGTGCTGGTGTCCTCTTAATATTCTTATCTTGGTGCAATATTTCGTTCACGAGAATGGGGACAACACCGGTCATTTTGATATAACTTACATAACATTTACCTGGTTTGGATTTTTGTCAACATGTACAAATCCGGTATTGTTCGCCTCATGCCATATGTCAGATTCCACCAAAGATCGATTAAAAGGTTATTTCCGTTTTAGCACAAGAGGAAAACAAAAG cCAGCACGACGTGGGAAACCGGATCAAAGAGAGAGTTTCGAATTTGAACATCGCGTGGAAAGTAGACCCATACGTGTTGATAGTGTATGA